One Gemella haemolysans ATCC 10379 DNA segment encodes these proteins:
- a CDS encoding ATP-binding cassette domain-containing protein, translated as MVKLLTVKDLAYKYKNSSDYAIKNISFSAEKGDMIALIGKSGSGKTTIINSTLGLFSNIEGEVSFGEGVSVRDVDYCMQNQSVDWYLNVYDNIYMGALYSQNTISKKGVDDIIAVLGLKGKEKSDLTELSGGQLQRVQIARSLVSNSKILFLDEPTTGLDVVLSKNILEYIKNNNKEHAVFISSHDLDLIEKYCNKIIYINDGECLYFGKMSTFLREYNKEIVYNISYNGELSKDIVDKYKDTITIVDDKNLKIFLEKEEEISNVLKLLLAENITIGSLQKEEITLKRILELEE; from the coding sequence ATGGTAAAACTTTTAACAGTAAAAGATTTAGCATATAAATATAAAAATTCTAGTGATTACGCGATTAAAAATATTTCTTTTTCTGCGGAAAAAGGAGATATGATTGCACTTATAGGTAAAAGTGGTTCAGGGAAAACTACGATAATTAATTCTACATTAGGATTGTTTTCTAATATCGAAGGTGAGGTATCTTTCGGTGAAGGAGTGTCTGTTCGAGATGTGGACTACTGTATGCAAAATCAATCAGTAGATTGGTACTTAAATGTATACGACAATATTTATATGGGGGCATTATATTCTCAAAATACTATTAGTAAGAAAGGTGTAGATGATATTATTGCTGTTCTAGGTTTAAAAGGTAAGGAGAAATCAGATCTAACAGAATTATCTGGAGGACAATTGCAGAGGGTACAAATAGCAAGAAGTCTAGTGTCTAATTCAAAAATATTATTTTTAGATGAACCTACTACAGGATTAGATGTAGTATTATCAAAAAATATATTAGAATACATAAAAAATAATAATAAAGAACATGCTGTATTTATATCTTCTCATGATTTAGATCTTATAGAAAAGTATTGTAATAAGATAATTTATATAAACGACGGGGAATGTTTATACTTTGGGAAAATGAGCACATTCTTAAGAGAATATAATAAAGAAATAGTATACAATATTTCTTACAATGGTGAATTAAGTAAAGATATAGTAGATAAATATAAAGATACTATTACAATTGTTGATGATAAAAATTTAAAAATTTTCTTGGAAAAAGAAGAGGAAATTTCAAATGTATTAAAACTATTATTGGCAGAAAATATTACAATAGGAAGCCTGCAGAAAGAAGAAATTACCTTGAAGAGAATATTGGAATTGGAGGAGTAA